The Daucus carota subsp. sativus chromosome 2, DH1 v3.0, whole genome shotgun sequence genome includes a window with the following:
- the LOC135146691 gene encoding RING-H2 finger protein ATL20-like — translation MEILTLFSLFLSIIFSITHRVLCVETCELTSCSPTGPTVRFPFRLGRQPRQCGYPGFDLSCNNQSQLLLNIPFTGNLVVTDINYTSQTILFKPKFCPPPRLDTFSPFGSPFDFGLLDEYFFINCSSTWYFPGSSSVDVVDKDCVGNVNGTVVAFPGRFFNGFKDGGLPENCTNILLATDIPVGFRWNAPFCGRCERDNGTCGYKNVETLEVGCSVTSKGGLSAGAKYGITIGAGLPGLFLLVCLSIYARKKINDRALIQQRHHVSDFPTTIALQPPRFAMGLDKLTIDSYPMTVLGESKRLPKPSDSTCAICLSEYQPNDTLRTVPECNHYFHSNCIDEWLKLNATCPICRNFPEGSLDRAAPPLSSSSSSTSLFSS, via the exons atgGAAATCCTCACTTTATTCTCCCTCTTCCTTTCTATCATCTTCTCCATCACACACAGAGTACTATGTGTAGAAACATGTGAGCTTACTTCATGCAGTCCTACAGGACCAACAGTCCGGTTCCCTTTTCGTCTAGGTAGACAGCCCAGACAGTGTGGTTATCCAGGTTTCGATCTTTCTTGCAACAACCAAAGTCAACTTCTCCTAAACATACCATTTACTGGAAATCTTGTAGTCACTGATATTAATTATACATCACAAACCATATTATTTAAGCCCAAATTCTGTCCTCCCCCTAGACTTGACACTTTTAGTCCTTTTGGCTCTCCGTTTGATTTTGGTTTATTagatgaatatttttttattaattgttcATCAACCTGGTATTTTCCGGGTTCTTCATCAGTTGACGTGGTAGATAAGGATTGTGTTGGTAACGTGAATGGTACAGTTGTTGCGTTTCCTGGAAGATTTTTTAATGGGTTTAAAGACGGAGGCTTGCCAGAAAACTGCACAAATATTCTATTGGCGACGGATATTCCAGTGGGGTTTCGGTGGAATGCCCCTTTTTGTGGGCGCTGCGAGCGTGACAATGGGACTTGTGGGTACAAGAATGTGGAGACCCTGGAAGTTGGTTGCTCTGTAACTTCTAAGGGTG GTCTTTCAGCTGGTGCCAAGTATGGAATAACAATCGGTGCAGGATTGCCAGGACTTTTTCTTCTCGTTTGTCTCTCAATCTATGCAAGAAAGAAAATCAACGACCGTGCTCTCATCCAGCAGCGGCATCATGTGTCAGATTTTCCGACAACAATAGCCCTACAGCCTCCCAGGTTTGCAATGGGACTGGACAAGCTCACCATCGACTCCTATCCCATGACAGTGCTGGGAGAGAGCAAGCGATTGCCTAAGCCTAGTGACTCGACATGTGCAATATGTTTGTCCGAGTACCAGCCAAATGACACACTGAGGACTGTACCAGAATGTAATCACTATTTTCATTCTAATTGTATAGATGAATGGCTCAAGCTCAATGCCACTTGTCCGATATGTAGGAACTTCCCGGAGGGATCACTTGATAGAGCTGCTCCGCCTCTGTCCTCATCTTCCTCATCTACTTCGCTATTTTCTAGTTAG